AAATGATAACATATTTGGCAAAAGGTGTCAACAAAAAATTGAGCAATTTTTTGTTGACACCTGCCCGGAAATGTGATACTTTTGACGAGATCAAGACACATCGGAGAAACAACATGAACTGCCCAAAATGTCAACATCCGCATTTCGTCAAAAACGCGTTCGTCAACAGCACACAACGTTACAAATGTAAAGCCTGCCACTATCAATGGACACGCACAACCCCACGAGGACACCCAACAACCCATAAAAGACTCTCGGTGCTATTGTATTGTCATGGTATTTCAATGAATGCCATCGCAGAACTCTTTGAGGTCTCTACGACCGCAGTGCTGAAATGGATCCGCAACTTTGCGAAAAAGCAGGCACCAAAACCCAAGTTAGTTAGTACCCTCAACAAAAAAATAATAGGTCTACATAATACTAAAAAGTATACGATATTTTTGGGGAAAAAGCAAATGAATTGTGTCAGAGAGTTAGGAAGCGGTTCAAAGAATTCTTGTTGACCCCTGAGCACTATTTGTGCTATACTTTAGCAATATCCACAACACAGAATCGTAGACTTACCTATGGCAACAGTCCGACTCGAAAACCTTACAAAACGGTTCGGCGATCTCATCGCACTCGACGACATCAATCTCGATATTCGGGACGAGGAATTCTTTGTGCTGCTCGGTCAAACAGGTGCTGGAAAAACGACCACGCTTCGGTGTATCGCTGGGTTGGATAAACCCGAAGAAGGCACTATCTATCTCGACGATGTGAGTGTTAACGATAAAACCCCCGCGGAACGCGATGTCGCATTCGTCTTCCAATCACATATCCTCTATCCGCACCTCAGCGTTTACGAGAATATGGCGTTCCCACTGCATCCGAGAAAACTTTCAGCAGAGGAGATTGACCGACGCGTCAGAGATATTGCCCAGATGCTTCATATCGAGCATCTGCTCATGCGGACCCCGAATCAGTTGAGCGGCGGTGAGACGCAGCGCGTTGGACTCGGACGCGCAATGGTCCGTCGTCCCCAAGTTTTCCTTATGGACGAACCCATCTCCAATCTTGATGCGAAACTTCGGACTGAGATGCGAGCGGAAATCCGCTGGCGGCAACGTGAACTCGGCACAACGACCTTCTATGTGACGCATGACCAAATCGAAGCGATGTCAATGGCAGACAGAATCGCAGTCCTTGAAGCAGGCAGAATCCAGCAATTGGGAACACCTGCGGCAATCTATAATCATCCGACCAATCTATTTGTCGCTGGTTTCATTGGCAATCCGAGTATGAATTGCATCTCGTGTGAGATCTCCAGCACGAATGGCGAGTTCCATTTGATGTTAGTGAGTCATCTCGGACGGAACAATTCAGTCGCAATTCAGGACCGCAAGATCGCTAAAGTTGTAAATAACAACGATCCAGACCGAGATCTTATCTTCGGCACGCATGCTGAGGATGTAATTGTTAGTCATCAATCAATACCCAACGCATTTCAGGCTGAAGTCTATAGTGTTGAACCCCTTGGTGCCGAAACAATCGTCGAATTGACGCTCGGAACGGATACATCCGGCGCGCACACGATTCTGAAAGCCTCCACAGTGCCCAACTTTGAAGCGGAAATCGGACAGCACCTCTACGTCACATTTGTTCCAGACCGGATGCATTTTTTCGATAAAAATAGTGGCAACGCTATCTTGTAGGAAGGATTTGTAATCCCGACTCCTTATGAATTGGCGACTTAAACTCTTTAATCTTATCCCAAATTTTCTAAAACGTGTCGGCTGCCAACTCTTACGCCGATTCGGGTATGACCCCGATGCATGGTTAGAAAATTTCCTCAGAGAACACAAAGGAGAGTAATACGTGAAAGGCGGAGATATAATCATTGAATGTTTGAAAGCGCAGGGAGTCTCGGCGGTTTTCGGTATGCCCGGCACCCAAAATATCCAAATCTACGATGCGCTGCTGCGACGCGGCAAAGGCACGATCGACCACTACCTTGTCCGGCATGAATACGCGGCGACACAGATGGCAGACGGTTTCGCTCGCGCAACAGGCGAAGTCGGTGTTGCTATCACCGTGCCGGGACCGGGTGCCAGCAACGCATCGACGGGGATTTTAGAGGCGTTTACCGATTGCGCACCTGTTCTCCTGATTACGGGGCAGAGCGATTCCAGTCTCTACAGCAAACATCCGAGTAAGATGTTCCACGGTTTGGATCAGATGCAGTTCTTCGAGTCGATTACCAAATACTGTGCTATCGCCCACACTGTCGCTGAAATTCCTGTGGTCATTGAAAACGCCTTTAAAGCGATGCGCACTGGGAGACCGGGACCCACCATGCTCGAATTCCCGATGGATGTCGTCACTGGAGACGGGGATGTCCGAATTCCACCACGTGTTGAGCGTCCTGAATTATCGCCTCCTGACGACGCATCCCTGAGTGCCGCAGTCGAAACCATTCGCAACGCCAAGATGCCCCTAATTTTCGCCGGTTCCGCTGTCTTTCATTCAAACGCCCGAAACGAATTGCGTCTCCTCGCCGAAAAACTGAACGCACCTGTCATTGTTACCCGTAATGCAAAAGGTGTTTTGTCGGAGGATCATCCCTTGGCATTACAAATTTGCTACGGTTACCTCGGACGCGAGGCACTCCAACGGACGGATTGTTTAATCGGTATCGGACCGCGTTTCACCTCTATTGATACCCGAAATTGGAGTCTGGAACTTCCTCAACCCTTCATCCAAATAGACGAAGATGCCGACGAGATTGGGCTGGAATATCCGTGTGATATAGGCGTCGTCGGTGATCTGAAACTGACGTTGCAAGCACTCATCGAGGACATTGCTCCGGGTGAAAACGGGTGGGATGAGACACTCGCGCACCTCCGAACAGCTTTTGACGCACAGCCACCCCTGCCCGTCATCCATGAACTACAGGATGTGCTACCACGAGATACCATTTATGCGATTGATGTCCATGCTCTCGGCTACGCTTCCTTCGCCGAATTTCCTATCTACGATCCGAGGACGTTCCTCTATCCGAACATCGGGGTCGCATTAGGACATGCGTATCCTGCGGCGATCGGCGCGAAGGTCGCTCATCCCGATCGACCTGTTATCTGTTTCAGTGGTGACGGCGGATTCCTGATGGGAGCTGTGGAAATGGCAACCGCCATGAAATACGGGATCAATGTCGTAGCGATCGTGGTAAACGATGGTGCCTTGTCAGCGATTAAAGGATCTCAACAGAAAGGGTGTGAAGGACGCACAATCGACACGGATCTGCTCAATCCGAATTTCGTCGAATTCGCGCAGTCCTTCGGTGCGTATGCCGAGCGGGTAGAGAATTTGGGAGACTTCAAGGACACTTTGAAAGACGCACTCGCTGCCGAAAAACCGGCACTTATCGAAGTGATGCTGCAGGACCGGCAAGACGATATTGTCGACGTCATCGGATGGTTGATGTCCGAACCGCTCCGAAAAACGGCTTTTTAACGCGCTTTATTCAATTTCACGGCACCAAACTTTCGCTCCTTTGGTACTCAACTAATTTTTCAAGAAGTAAAAGTTGTTCGGCTCGTTCAATTGGTTCCTCATGTAAGTGTTTGGGGGTGTAATTCATTACCAATGCCTCAAGCATCGGTTTTCTATTCTCTTCTTTCGCGCCAATGTAATAGAAGTGTTCCTTAGTTAACACATGGAATTCCGACCACAGTGTCTCAAGAAAAACATTCTCCCTGTACTGATTGCTATGCCAAGTGGATAAGATGAATTTGCCAGGAGATTGACTTAAGATCCCAAATAGGTGTTGTTCATTTTCTTCGTCCCAACTATCGAAATAATCAACGTGCCTTCCAACATAAGGCGGATCGCAGTAGACAAAATCATCTTCAGAAATTCCTTTAAGTGTTTCTCTAAAATCTTGGCAAATAAATGACCAGTTGGAATGCCTTGACATGACGTAAACATAGTCAACTTGGTTCACAATCTTTGTGATATATGCTTTGGAAAACCGCTGTGGTTTGTGCCCAAAAGGTACATTAAAACCGCCCTTGCGATTGAATCGAATCATCCCATTGAAGCAGCATCGATTTAAAAAAAGAAAATCTAACGGTTCATGTGTTTTATTAAAACGCTCTCTCACTTCGTAATAGTAATCCTGCCCATATTTTGATAGTGTTTCGCCGTGCTGTTCGAGGAAGTTTCTCACTTTCAAACCATCAATCTCTCCACTCGCGATGGCGTTATAGAAGTTAATCAAATGTGGATTGCTATCTGCAAAGATAGCGTTGCGCGGTATAATATTGAACCCAACAACCCCGGATCCCATAAAGGGTTCAACCCATGTGCCTGCAAAAGACCAATCCACAGTCCGTTTTATGAAAGGAATGAGTTTGCTTTTTATCCCTTGACATTTAATAGGTGGAATCATAACTCTCATTATTGCTTCCTTCTCAACCGCATCTTTCTCGCTTTGGGTACAATTAGCCGAACATCACCACCCCTAAAGGCAACAAAATCTTTTAGGCTTCTAATCTGCTTCGTTTTACCGTCATCTTCCGTAATGGTAATTTTACCATAGTTCATCCAATAATCATCAAACCATTCCTCACCCAAATCTGAGAACATGCCACGTCCTGAGACTATATCAGCAATTCTATTAATACTGCCGATGTTCGCCGTATTGCCACTACCACTTTTGTCGCTTGCTATCCTCCATTTTTCTGCGACGAAGAATTTGAAGTCCTTTATAACAGAAGATATCGAATGAAGTTCTTCATACCTATAAGTACGAGTCTCATCTATTTCTTCTTCACTATGTCTGCTATAGATGATTCCCAAACAGAAGTGTCCTTGGTATTGACTATAGGGGAACTGAATATTCTTTGAGCTACCTCTATTTACAAAGTATTCTCCGTGGGAACCTAATGTGAACCCATTGCAAAACTCCGGGTAATCTGGTAAGCGGTATGTCGTCTTGAAATCAACGGCGAATTTGATATGTTC
This genomic stretch from Candidatus Poribacteria bacterium harbors:
- a CDS encoding IS1 family transposase; the protein is MNCPKCQHPHFVKNAFVNSTQRYKCKACHYQWTRTTPRGHPTTHKRLSVLLYCHGISMNAIAELFEVSTTAVLKWIRNFAKKQAPKPKLVSTLNKKIIGLHNTKKYTIFLGKKQMNCVRELGSGSKNSC
- a CDS encoding ABC transporter ATP-binding protein; translation: MATVRLENLTKRFGDLIALDDINLDIRDEEFFVLLGQTGAGKTTTLRCIAGLDKPEEGTIYLDDVSVNDKTPAERDVAFVFQSHILYPHLSVYENMAFPLHPRKLSAEEIDRRVRDIAQMLHIEHLLMRTPNQLSGGETQRVGLGRAMVRRPQVFLMDEPISNLDAKLRTEMRAEIRWRQRELGTTTFYVTHDQIEAMSMADRIAVLEAGRIQQLGTPAAIYNHPTNLFVAGFIGNPSMNCISCEISSTNGEFHLMLVSHLGRNNSVAIQDRKIAKVVNNNDPDRDLIFGTHAEDVIVSHQSIPNAFQAEVYSVEPLGAETIVELTLGTDTSGAHTILKASTVPNFEAEIGQHLYVTFVPDRMHFFDKNSGNAIL
- a CDS encoding thiamine pyrophosphate-binding protein → MKGGDIIIECLKAQGVSAVFGMPGTQNIQIYDALLRRGKGTIDHYLVRHEYAATQMADGFARATGEVGVAITVPGPGASNASTGILEAFTDCAPVLLITGQSDSSLYSKHPSKMFHGLDQMQFFESITKYCAIAHTVAEIPVVIENAFKAMRTGRPGPTMLEFPMDVVTGDGDVRIPPRVERPELSPPDDASLSAAVETIRNAKMPLIFAGSAVFHSNARNELRLLAEKLNAPVIVTRNAKGVLSEDHPLALQICYGYLGREALQRTDCLIGIGPRFTSIDTRNWSLELPQPFIQIDEDADEIGLEYPCDIGVVGDLKLTLQALIEDIAPGENGWDETLAHLRTAFDAQPPLPVIHELQDVLPRDTIYAIDVHALGYASFAEFPIYDPRTFLYPNIGVALGHAYPAAIGAKVAHPDRPVICFSGDGGFLMGAVEMATAMKYGINVVAIVVNDGALSAIKGSQQKGCEGRTIDTDLLNPNFVEFAQSFGAYAERVENLGDFKDTLKDALAAEKPALIEVMLQDRQDDIVDVIGWLMSEPLRKTAF
- a CDS encoding Dam family site-specific DNA-(adenine-N6)-methyltransferase; translated protein: MRVMIPPIKCQGIKSKLIPFIKRTVDWSFAGTWVEPFMGSGVVGFNIIPRNAIFADSNPHLINFYNAIASGEIDGLKVRNFLEQHGETLSKYGQDYYYEVRERFNKTHEPLDFLFLNRCCFNGMIRFNRKGGFNVPFGHKPQRFSKAYITKIVNQVDYVYVMSRHSNWSFICQDFRETLKGISEDDFVYCDPPYVGRHVDYFDSWDEENEQHLFGILSQSPGKFILSTWHSNQYRENVFLETLWSEFHVLTKEHFYYIGAKEENRKPMLEALVMNYTPKHLHEEPIERAEQLLLLEKLVEYQRSESLVP
- a CDS encoding EcoRV family type II restriction endonuclease, coding for MNRDLQIKQEFFRALTRFVSSLDEHVSTDDGQWSINGFIDVCRNIYTISSDTKIISKILEIHLFPRILSFAKDIGYRVVLAEHQNYYPDISFVHANSEHIKFAVDFKTTYRLPDYPEFCNGFTLGSHGEYFVNRGSSKNIQFPYSQYQGHFCLGIIYSRHSEEEIDETRTYRYEELHSISSVIKDFKFFVAEKWRIASDKSGSGNTANIGSINRIADIVSGRGMFSDLGEEWFDDYWMNYGKITITEDDGKTKQIRSLKDFVAFRGGDVRLIVPKARKMRLRRKQ